The nucleotide window AATTTATACAGGCTGTGATTCAGCACATTTTCCACTGGAACGTCCAGCAGCTGCGCATATTTGAACTGCCAGCCCTGCGCGTTTTCCAGATTGGCGCTGCCGTAGGTAATGTGTTTGCTGATACTGATATCCCTGCTGTTGCTATTGCTGTAGGAAGAAGAAGTATGACGGCCAGGTGTGGAAATGCCATCAATAAAGGTGATGCGTCTGCCTTCAGATACCGTGGGCGTATTATTACGACTGGCAGTAGTCTTTTTGATAGTAGAACAGGAACCTAACGCCATTGCACAAACCGATAACTTCATCCATAGATGTCCCTTAATTCTAATCATACGCCTGGTTAAAAATTTTCGCTAAAATACAAACTATTAGTTAATTACAAATTATGAATGGAGAATTATGGTTTTTTATTGAAGATCAATCGTCTCAATTACAATTCTCCATTCATAATTGCATATTTCATCGTACTTTTGACGCCTGACGAAACCGCATTGAGATGATCTTTTCCCACTTACACGTACATACGCAGTTTTCATTACTGGATGGTGCAGCCGATATCAAGTCGCTGTACAAGAAAGCCATGGCTTCCAATCAGCCAGCACTGGCAATCACAGACCATGGAAACATGTTTGGTGCTTTCCAGTTTGTGGCAGAAGCGTACAACAATAAACTGAATCCCGGTGATCCGAAAGATAAAAGACTGAAAGTAAAACCCATCGTTGGTTGTGAGTTTTATCTGGTGGAAAACCGCCATAAGCGTGCCTTTACACGGGAAGAAAAAGATATCCGTTATCACCAGGTATTGCTGGCCAAAGATGATGAAGGTTACCGCAACCTTATCAAACTTTGTTCACTCGGATATATGGAAGGACTTTACGGTAAATACCCACGTATCGATAAAGAACTGATATTACAATACCATAAAGGCCTGATCGCCACCACCTGCTGTCTGGGTGCTTCCGTTCCCAAAACCATTCTGCGTAAGGGAGAAGAAGAAGGCGAAAAGGAATTCAAATGGTGGCTCGACATTTTCGGCGATGACTTCTACGTGGAAATGCAGCGGCACGGCATTCCGGAGCAGGACCAGGTAAACCATGTACTGCTGAAGTATGCACAGAAATATAATGTGAAGATCATCGCGTCCAACGACTCCCACTATGTAGACCAGGCAGATGCCAACGCACACGACATCCTGCTCTGTATCAACACCGGTGAGAAGAAAAGCACTCCTACCAATAAGGAGTTCTCTGATGATGAGGTGGCTTCCAAAAACACACGCTTCGCTTTCTACAACGACCAGTTCTATTTCAAGACCACAGAGGAAATGTCGGCATTGTTCCATGACCTCCCACAGGCCATAGACAATACCAATGAGATTGTAGACAAAGTACAGCTGTTGGATCTCAAACGAGATATCCTGCTGCCCAACTTCCCTATTCCAAAGGAGTTTTTCACGCAGGATCAGTACCTGCGCCACCTCACCTATGAGGGAGCACGTACCCGCTACACCGAGATGACGGCCGATGTAGAAGAACGTATCAACTTTGAGCTGCAGGTAATCGAAAACATGGGATTTGCCGGTTACTTCCTGATCGTATCCGACTTCATTAAAGCCGGCCGCGATCTGGGTGTATTTATCGGCCCGGGACGTGGATCTGCCGCAGGCTCTGCCGTGGCATATTGTATCGGCATCACCAATATCGACCCCATCAAATACAACCTGCTGTTCGAACGTTTCCTCAACCCGGACCGTAAGAGCATGCCCGATATTGATACGGACTTCGATGATGAAGGCCGTCAGAAAGTAATAGACTATGTAGTACAGAAATATGGCCGCAACCAGGTAGCACAGATCATTACCTACGGTACCATGGCCGCCAAAATGAGTATCAAGGACGTAGCCCGCGTAATGGACCTGCCCCTGATAGATTCCAATGGCCTGGCCAAACTGGTACCCGACAAACCCGGTATCCAGCTGGACCGTATCTTCAACGCCCCCCTCGATGGAGAGAAAAGTCTCGCCGACAAGGAAGGCCTCGCCGGCGAAGATATTGAAAACGTAAAGCGGCTTCGGGAGCTGATCAAAGGCCAGGACCTGCAAGGTGAAGTGCTCCGTGAAGCCTGTGTACTGGAAGGTTCCGTAAGGAACACCGGTATCCACGCCGCCGGTATCATCATTGCCCCGCAAGACCTCTACGACCTGATACCCGTATCCACCGCCAGAGACTCTGACCTGCTCGTTACCCAGTTTGAAGGCAGTATCATCGAATCTGCCGGCGTAATCAAGATGGACTTCCTGGGATTAAAAACCCTGACCATCATCAAAGGTGCGCTGGAGCTGATCCGTATGAACCATGGCGTGGACATAAATATCGACGAGATTCCGCTGGACGATGCCAAAACCTACGAACTGTACCAGAAAGGCGAAACCAACGCCACGTTCCAGTTCGAGTCGCCCGGTATGCAGAAATACCTCCGTGAGTTGAAGCCCGACCGTTTCGACGATCTCATCGCCATGAACGCCTTGTACCGTCCGGGCCCACTCGAGTACATACCGTCCTTCATTCGTCGTAAACACGGACTGGAGCCGGTAACCTTCGACCTTCCTGACATGGAAGAACACCTGAAAGAAACCTACGGTATCTGCGTATACCAGGAACAGGTAATGTTGCTCAGTCAGAAACTGGCCAACTTCTCCCGTGGAGACGCGGACATCCTCCGTAAGGCGATGGGTAAAAAACAGATCGCGGTACTGAACAAGATGAAGGCGCAATTCATGGAAGGTTGCTCCACCCATGGCTACGATCTGAAAGTCTGCGAAAAAGTATGGACTGACTGGGAAGCCTTCGCTTCTTATGCGTTCAACAAATCGCACGCTACCTGCTACGCTTTTGTGGCATATCAGACCGCCTATCTCAAAGCCCACTACCCTTCTGAATACATGGCGGCTGTACTGAACTGCGCCAGCAACATTGAGAAGATCACCTTCTTCATGGAAGAGTGTAAACGGATGGGCATCGACGTATTACCGCCGGATGTGAACGAATCCCTCAAAGGTTTCGCGGTGAACAAAAAAGGGCAGATCCGTTTTGGCCTTGGTGGCCTGAAAGGTGTGGGTGAAGCTGCCGTAGAAAACCTCCTGGAAGAAAGGAAAAAGGAAGGCACTTTCAAAACAGTATTCGACTTTATCAAACGCGTTAACCAACGCGCTGTTAATAAAAAATCACTCGAGGCCCTGATCATGTCCGGCGCCTTCGACTGTTTCCCAGAGTTCCACCGGGCTCAGTATTTCCATAAACCGGACACTGAACCCTTGAACGGACTTGATAAAATCGTGAAGTTCGGTCAACAGGTTTCTGCCGGCTCTTCCAATATCGGCAGCCTCTTCGGAGCCGAAGATATGCCCGATGTAGAGCCTCCTAAAATACCCAACTGCGACCCATGGCCCCTGATCATGAAGCTCAACAACGAAAGGGATATCACTGGTATCTATATCTCCGGCCATCCGCTGGACGATTACCGTTTTGAGCTGAAACATTATAACATGAATCAGGTGCAGGAACTGGTGGAGTATCAGGCTGAAATCAGTACCCCTGGCAGCTCCGGCGGCCGTTCCCGCGAAAGAAATTTTCGTCTGGCCGTATATGTTACCAACGCTCAGGAAAGGATTTCCCGCAACAACCGGCAGTTTGGTATTATGACCATAGAAGACTACACCGGCAAATTTGAATTTGCCCTGTGGAGTGAAGACTTCATCCGGTTTGCACCATATCTTAAACCCGGCCTCTGCCTGTTCATCAACGGCGGCTTTAAGTCCAAACGCTTTAACGACAACGAATATGAGTTTAAGGTAAGCAGCATACAGCTGCTCCAGGAAGTGAAAAAAACACATACCAAACAGGTATTCCTGGCTACTGCGCCCAAACAGCTGAAACGCGAAACGGTAGACTTTCTGGTAGAGAATATCAACCGTTACCCGGGCAGCAGCGTACTGCACCTGCAGCTCACCGACCGGGACAATAACCTGCAGGTGAAACTGCATACCTTCAACAGAAATATAGAGATGAATGACGAGTTGGCGCATTTCCTGCGAAAACAACCGGATATCGATGTCTATATCGAAACAATCAATAAGTAAGATGTCAAAAAAGCAGTAATTTGCACTCGGTTCAAGTTTTGATCATTATACAACCGTAAACAATCAAAAACAATCATTAATAAACACCTTTAAATTATAATATCTTATGGCTTTAGAATTCACAGACGCGAACTTTCAGACGGAAGTACTGAACTCCGATAAATTATCTGTAGTTGACTTTTGGGCAGAATGGTGTGGACCTTGCCGCGCTATCGGACCAGTAATTGAAGAACTGTCTAAAGATTATGATGGTAAAGTAAACATCGGTAAAGTGAACGTAGACCATAACCCGCAGATTTCCATCGATTATGGTATCACCAGCATCCCAGCCATTCTTTTCATCAAAGATGGTCAGGTAGTAGACAAACAGATAGGCGCAGTTCCTAGATCTGTTCTCGAGAAAAAAATACAGGCTAACCTGTAAGGATATAAACGACTGAGTGATGAAGAAGCCCTTCCGCATATACGGAAGGGCTTTTTTGTGCCTGAATGTCTCCGGTTAACAAAATTTTCAGTTCTGCTACGTATCTTACAGCATAATCCAAACCAGCAAAACCATCTGATCAACCTCTAATAACAACCATCTTTGCGCCACACTTTTATTATCCTGTTTACCTTACTCTACAGCCTCTCCACTGTCGGCCAGCGGAAATGCGGAACAGCGATCGCATTGCAGCAGCGGGTCCTCGAACATCCCGGCCTGCAGCAGGTGATTGATGCCAATGAAAAAAAACTTTTGCAATTACAGCAACGACGCATGATGCGGGTGCAGGCAGAAGCCACTCCCCAGCAAGTGAACATCCCCGTAGTAGTGCATATTGTTCTCGACAACCCCGATCTGGTGACCGATGCTCAGGTAATGTCCCAGATAGCAGTACTCAACAACGATTATAATGCTGCCAATCCGGATATCAGCCAGGTACCGCCTGTATGGCAGCCTATCATCGGCAATTCGCGGATCAACTATTGCCTCGCCCAGCGTACACCCGGCGACGAGCCCACCACCGGCATTGTGCGGGTAACAACCGCACCTGGCCGCAGCTTTGACATCAGTGGCGGCAGCCCCGACGTGAAATACGATAAATACGGCGGTTCCGATGCCTGGGACACGCAGAAATACCTCAACATCTGGGTGACACGCCTCTCTGGCAATTACCTCGGTGTGGCCGCCCCTCCCGGACTGGGTTATCCCTCCGAACAGGAAGGTGTGGTAGTATTATACACTGCCTTCGGGACCACCGGCAGCGTAGGCCGTGTCTACAACCTCGGACGCACCACCACCCACGAAATAGGCCACTTTTTCGGCCTCGTTCATATCTGGGGCGATGACAACGGTGCCTGCACCAGAGATGACGGCATCGCGGATACGCCCCTGCAGGGCGATAACACCTATGGTTGTCCGTCTTTTCCAAAAACCGACAACTGCAGCCCCAACTTCCCGGGCATCATGTTCATGAACTACATGGACTATACCGATGATGCCTGTATGCATCTTTTTACAGCCGGACAGGTGGGCAGAATGCGCGATGTGCTGGAAAACACCACCCGCAGCCTGATGTCTTCCAATGGATGCACCCCCGTAATACTGCCGGCAAATGATGCAGCGCTGATAACCGTCAGCGGTGCGGATGGTAAACGTTGCGATAACCGTATCCTGCCATTGGTTACGCTGCGCAACAAAGGCACCAACCCGCTCACGTCAGTACGTATCCTGTACCGGCTGAACAACGGCACTCTCGTCAACTACGACTGGCAGGGCAATCTGCCCAGTTTGCAGAGTGCTACCGTTACACTCCCGTCTTCACAGGTCCCCGTCGGAAGCTATAACCTCCAGGCCTATACGCAATTGCCCAACGGACAGCCTGATGCCAATGTGGCCAATGATACCGTGGCCAGCAAATTCCATTATGATGCGGAGGCACAACTGCCTTTTGAAGAAGGATTTGAGCAGGACAGTTTCCCTCCTCCGGGCTGGGATCTGTACAACCCCGACCGCAGCTTCACCTGGGAGCGTGACCGGAACGTGGGCAGCCACAGCAAAGCCTCTGTGCTGGTGCGTAACAAAGGGTATAACGTCAATGATCAGATCGATGATCTGATCACGCCGGTGATCGACGCGCAGGGCCGCGACTCTGTTTTCCTCTTCTTTGATGTGGCAGCAGCCGTGTATTCCGATCCTGATATGACCGGTAATATATGGGACACGCTACAGGTGCTGGTTACCAAAGACTGTCATCAGACCTGGAACATTGCTTACAATAAATGGGGTAAAAACCTGATCACTCATCCAACTGCATTGCAGACTGAATTTGTACCTGCTGCCAGCGAATGGCGACGCGATTCGGTAGACATAACAGCGCTGGTGGGTAAAGATAAGTTCCAGGTAGCTTTCAGAAATATCTCAAACTCAGAGAATAATATTTATATTGATAATATAAGAATTGTCAGTAAAGACATCAATCCTGATCTACGGAAAGCCGGCGTGCTGGTGAATCCGAACCCTACAGACGGCCTGGTATGGATTTCTTTCTACGAGATCCCCACTGATCTGTTGCAGGTAAGTATCTATAACGCCGCCGGTCAGCTGATAGCCACACAACCGGGCAATGCCGTGGGGCGCAACAACCGGATGACCTTTAATTTGGTAAATGAGCCAAATGGTGTTTATTTTGTAAAATTAATTTACAGGAACAGGGCCAACACCATTAAATTAATGAAAGTAAGATGACGATGAGACAAGATTACCCGGCAGTTCAAACGCTTCTTCAGCAAGCCACACTGGATACTTCCCTGAAGAGCATTGCAGAAAAAATTCTCCGCAAGGAAAGAATTACGCCCGAGGATGGGCTGACCTTATTTGAGAAAGGTGATATCGGCTTTTTAGGCGCACTGGCCAACCACGTTCGGGAACGTATGCACGGTGACAAGACTTACTTCAACCGTAACTTTCATATTGAGCCTACCAACGTTTGTGTTTTCACCTGCCATTTCTGCTCCTACTCCCGCCTGTATAAAAACAGGGAAGAAGGATGGGAACTCAGTATAGACCAGATGCTGGACATCGTGAAAAAATACGACAACCAGCCTGTTACGGAAGTACATATTGTGGGTGGCGTACATCCTAAAATGCAGCTCGATTTCTTTGTAGAGCTGATCCAAAAAATCAAGGCACACCGCCCCGACCTCCATATCAAAGGGTTTACCGCTGTAGAGCTGGATTATATGTTCCGCAAAGCCAAGGTAAGTCTCGAAGAAGGTATGCGTATCCTCAACGAAGCAGGCCTGCAATCCATGCCTGGTGGCGGTGCAGAGATATTCCATCCTGATGTGCGTGCCAAAATATGCCACGACAAGGTAGATGGCGACGGATGGCTGGCCATCCACCGCGCTGCCCATAACCGGGGTATGACCACCAACGCTACCATGCTCTACGGCCACATAGAAACCTATGCTCACCGTATCGATCATATGGAGCGGTTGCGTCAGCTGCAGGATGAAACACATGGTTTCAATACCTTCATCCCGCTGAAATTCAGAAATAAAGGCAACGACATGTCCGATATTCCGGAAACTTCTATCGTGGAAGACCTGAAACTGTATGCCATAGCACGACTGTACATGGATAACTTCCCCCACCTGAAAGCCTACTGGCCGATGTTGGGAAGAAACACCGCCCAGCTGACACTTTCCTTCGGGGTAAACGATCTCGATGGTACCATCGACGATACCACCAAGATATACAGCATGGCAGGAGCCGAAGAACAAAATCCTTCCATGAACACTGCTCAGCTGGCCCACCTTATCAAACAGGCCGGCAGAATACCTGTAGAAAGGGATACTGTATACAACGAAATAAAAGACTATACCGACGTTGTTTTTTCTGAAGAGGAATTACTGACCAAATAATATCCTTATGCAGCTACCGTTCAAATACATCCTGATAGCCGCGCTGTATGCGTCGGGCTGTCATGAAAATACAGGCAACAACAGCACCGCTACCGAAACCAGCAGCAACAAGGCCGGTACCGAATCACCAGCTCCTGTTACTGCCAACGGCAGCGAGTTCAGAAAAGATGCGTCGCTGGCGTTTCTT belongs to Chitinophaga sp. HK235 and includes:
- the dnaE gene encoding DNA polymerase III subunit alpha translates to MIFSHLHVHTQFSLLDGAADIKSLYKKAMASNQPALAITDHGNMFGAFQFVAEAYNNKLNPGDPKDKRLKVKPIVGCEFYLVENRHKRAFTREEKDIRYHQVLLAKDDEGYRNLIKLCSLGYMEGLYGKYPRIDKELILQYHKGLIATTCCLGASVPKTILRKGEEEGEKEFKWWLDIFGDDFYVEMQRHGIPEQDQVNHVLLKYAQKYNVKIIASNDSHYVDQADANAHDILLCINTGEKKSTPTNKEFSDDEVASKNTRFAFYNDQFYFKTTEEMSALFHDLPQAIDNTNEIVDKVQLLDLKRDILLPNFPIPKEFFTQDQYLRHLTYEGARTRYTEMTADVEERINFELQVIENMGFAGYFLIVSDFIKAGRDLGVFIGPGRGSAAGSAVAYCIGITNIDPIKYNLLFERFLNPDRKSMPDIDTDFDDEGRQKVIDYVVQKYGRNQVAQIITYGTMAAKMSIKDVARVMDLPLIDSNGLAKLVPDKPGIQLDRIFNAPLDGEKSLADKEGLAGEDIENVKRLRELIKGQDLQGEVLREACVLEGSVRNTGIHAAGIIIAPQDLYDLIPVSTARDSDLLVTQFEGSIIESAGVIKMDFLGLKTLTIIKGALELIRMNHGVDINIDEIPLDDAKTYELYQKGETNATFQFESPGMQKYLRELKPDRFDDLIAMNALYRPGPLEYIPSFIRRKHGLEPVTFDLPDMEEHLKETYGICVYQEQVMLLSQKLANFSRGDADILRKAMGKKQIAVLNKMKAQFMEGCSTHGYDLKVCEKVWTDWEAFASYAFNKSHATCYAFVAYQTAYLKAHYPSEYMAAVLNCASNIEKITFFMEECKRMGIDVLPPDVNESLKGFAVNKKGQIRFGLGGLKGVGEAAVENLLEERKKEGTFKTVFDFIKRVNQRAVNKKSLEALIMSGAFDCFPEFHRAQYFHKPDTEPLNGLDKIVKFGQQVSAGSSNIGSLFGAEDMPDVEPPKIPNCDPWPLIMKLNNERDITGIYISGHPLDDYRFELKHYNMNQVQELVEYQAEISTPGSSGGRSRERNFRLAVYVTNAQERISRNNRQFGIMTIEDYTGKFEFALWSEDFIRFAPYLKPGLCLFINGGFKSKRFNDNEYEFKVSSIQLLQEVKKTHTKQVFLATAPKQLKRETVDFLVENINRYPGSSVLHLQLTDRDNNLQVKLHTFNRNIEMNDELAHFLRKQPDIDVYIETINK
- the trxA gene encoding thioredoxin produces the protein MALEFTDANFQTEVLNSDKLSVVDFWAEWCGPCRAIGPVIEELSKDYDGKVNIGKVNVDHNPQISIDYGITSIPAILFIKDGQVVDKQIGAVPRSVLEKKIQANL
- a CDS encoding M43 family zinc metalloprotease; this translates as MRHTFIILFTLLYSLSTVGQRKCGTAIALQQRVLEHPGLQQVIDANEKKLLQLQQRRMMRVQAEATPQQVNIPVVVHIVLDNPDLVTDAQVMSQIAVLNNDYNAANPDISQVPPVWQPIIGNSRINYCLAQRTPGDEPTTGIVRVTTAPGRSFDISGGSPDVKYDKYGGSDAWDTQKYLNIWVTRLSGNYLGVAAPPGLGYPSEQEGVVVLYTAFGTTGSVGRVYNLGRTTTHEIGHFFGLVHIWGDDNGACTRDDGIADTPLQGDNTYGCPSFPKTDNCSPNFPGIMFMNYMDYTDDACMHLFTAGQVGRMRDVLENTTRSLMSSNGCTPVILPANDAALITVSGADGKRCDNRILPLVTLRNKGTNPLTSVRILYRLNNGTLVNYDWQGNLPSLQSATVTLPSSQVPVGSYNLQAYTQLPNGQPDANVANDTVASKFHYDAEAQLPFEEGFEQDSFPPPGWDLYNPDRSFTWERDRNVGSHSKASVLVRNKGYNVNDQIDDLITPVIDAQGRDSVFLFFDVAAAVYSDPDMTGNIWDTLQVLVTKDCHQTWNIAYNKWGKNLITHPTALQTEFVPAASEWRRDSVDITALVGKDKFQVAFRNISNSENNIYIDNIRIVSKDINPDLRKAGVLVNPNPTDGLVWISFYEIPTDLLQVSIYNAAGQLIATQPGNAVGRNNRMTFNLVNEPNGVYFVKLIYRNRANTIKLMKVR
- the mqnE gene encoding aminofutalosine synthase MqnE gives rise to the protein MTMRQDYPAVQTLLQQATLDTSLKSIAEKILRKERITPEDGLTLFEKGDIGFLGALANHVRERMHGDKTYFNRNFHIEPTNVCVFTCHFCSYSRLYKNREEGWELSIDQMLDIVKKYDNQPVTEVHIVGGVHPKMQLDFFVELIQKIKAHRPDLHIKGFTAVELDYMFRKAKVSLEEGMRILNEAGLQSMPGGGAEIFHPDVRAKICHDKVDGDGWLAIHRAAHNRGMTTNATMLYGHIETYAHRIDHMERLRQLQDETHGFNTFIPLKFRNKGNDMSDIPETSIVEDLKLYAIARLYMDNFPHLKAYWPMLGRNTAQLTLSFGVNDLDGTIDDTTKIYSMAGAEEQNPSMNTAQLAHLIKQAGRIPVERDTVYNEIKDYTDVVFSEEELLTK